In Drosophila teissieri strain GT53w chromosome 2R, Prin_Dtei_1.1, whole genome shotgun sequence, the following proteins share a genomic window:
- the LOC122614590 gene encoding protein PTHB1 has translation MSLFNVCSWWSAQCSDPGEEYDVASLLCARFGLETQEKDYIIVGSQTGQLSIYYPHSRGYDATDLLLESQMEAPIIGLYAGKFSGNVRNENTNQLGVLLPNAIVIYNVVAIGGLAEHGTQLRLQVQAEHKFQRVAFGLCQGHFGQVKGREFFCVVHLDGTLTFFEQDGISYECRFPGHRALPAPVAYCERTDSFFRFSATWDLQCFSYQDLSHSLVTKSSYQPTWSQGVGEGIVDMRVVQVKENCSYIMILGERNFISLDDNGKFNFMLKLDYAPKCFTSFVVGYYWEPGARLISAIISDSSKLHLYEEANIIWAAQWPNQSPAPVAIQRSNVQNLAGAIVTLGARGQLDVGYLGADPFQFQVQPLNMEELSFAQAHKELQKLEDEIKEAVDVRDMDALNQQAADQVRLSFTIEQEANDDLDTLLLDVPADVAVKELPSAKGLLRCKIKAELAELQLVFQTPDGVRCSQDTVSFVNVPAGTSKEFKLDFYTAELLHIYSTKVEVVASFLSTRGIPRVIQQSANLPLSMFYRTCQPQKAAGIKLTYSITSRHVSPKLATFFGEFLEEQSDSHALGLQLLCPGLEKQSEVITVVAAKNSNRFRIQSDYVETFAMILERIVERTLQLDNSAGLIKMDKKKPKRGVLNRCVERLMAAPFLPAQPILRRIDVHHETQQSIRKQTDQLEDLWQQFKTLQRQLQEQSESEPKEALTMQIESNYDQLILEGDKLVEIRRDERKQRCDLNCAVALAKWIIHALNLEERVVNVVSSVLSVPIEDWTELSWEESMAPGIDMLHHFGPLTRSKSSSTHGLLDANAGTKDSFDYSRFRRHFATLFDRIVRLAASPVAVNIEKGKEEPSTEEKPPPIQQVDEIGNMQRMLGEKGLPLVPPKRKSNMSSSLEAVEDDEEYDEEDLREDVGYRKEYGATDQKNPNNKKRSEWVNEDFELPTTEELFSDLGIWW, from the exons ATGTCGCTGTTTAATGTCTGCAGCTGGTGGTCTGCCCAGTGCTCCGATCCTGGAGAGGAATACGATGTGGCTAGCTTGCTGTGCGCTCGCTTTGGCCTGGAGACTCAAGAAAAGGACTACATTATTGTGGGTTCCCAGACGGGCCAGCTGAGTATCTACTATCCACACAGCAGGGGTTACGATGCCACCGACCTCCTTTTGGAGAGCCAAATGGAGGCTCCCATTATTGGTCTATATGCTGGCAAGTTTAGTGG AAATGTTCGCAATGAGAACACCAATCAATTGGGCGTGCTCCTGCCGAACGCCATTGTTATTTACAATGTTGTGGCCATCGGAGGATTGGCGGAGCACGGCACCCAGTTGCGTCTACAGGTGCAGGCGGAGCACAAGTTCCAGCGCGTCGCGTTTGGACTGTGCCAAGGTCATTTTGGGCAGGTGAAGGGACGGGAGTTTTTCTGCGTGGTGCATCTGGATGGCACGCTGACCTTCTTTGAGCAGGATGGCATATCGTACGAGTGCCGATTCCCAGGTCACCGGGCTCTTCCCGCCCCGGTGGCCTATTGCGAGAGAACCGATAGCTTCTTTCGGTTCAGTGCCACGTGGGATCTGCAATGCTTTAGCTATCAGGATCTGTCCCACTCTCTGGTCACCAAGAGCAGCTATCAGCCCACCTGGTCGCAGGGCGTCGGCGAAGGCATTGTCGATATGCGGGTGGTGCAAGTAAAAGA AAACTGTTCGTACATCATGATTTTGGGCGAACGAAACTTCATCTCCTTGGATGACAATGGAAAGTTCAACTTCATGCTCAAGCTGGACTACGCTCCAAAATGTTTTACCAGTTTTGTGGTTGGCTACTACTGGG AGCCTGGAGCCCGTCTAATCAGCGCCATCATTTCGGACTCCTCCAAGTTGCATCTGTACGAAGAGGCCAACATCATTTGGGCCGCACAGTGGCCAAATCAATCACCCGCTCCGGTGGCCATACAGCGCTCGAATGTGCAAAATCTTGCTGGTGCAATCGTTACATTAGGCGCGAGGGGTCAGCTCGATGTGGGCTACCTTGGCGCTGATCCCTTTCAGTTCCAGGTGCAGCCCCTAAACATGGAGGAGCTGAGTTTCGCCCAGGCCCACAAGGAGCTTCAGAAGCTGGAGGACGAGATCAAGGAAGCAGTGGATGTGCGAGACATGGATGCGCTTAACCAACAGGCGGCGGATCAAGTGCGACTAAGTTTCACCATCGAGCAGGAGGCGAACGATGATCTGGATACTCTCCTCTTGGACGTGCCAGCGGATGTGGCTGTCAAGGAATTGCCCTCGGCCAAGGGCTTACTGCGCTGCAAGATCAAGGCCGAGCTGGCTGAGTTGCAGCTGGTGTTTCAGACTCCAGATGGAGTGCGTTGCAGTCAGGATACAGTGAGCTTTGTGAATGTACCTGCAGGCACAAGTAAGGAATTTAAGCTGGACTTTTACACTGCGGAGTTGCTACATATTTATAGCAccaaggtggaagtggtggcTTCGTTCCTAAGTACCAGG GGCATTCCGCGGGTCATCCAGCAAAGCGCCAACCTTCCTCTGTCCATGTTCTATCGCACTTGTCAGCCGCAAAAGGCGGCTGGAATCAAGCTGACGTACAGCATCACCAGTCGGCATGTGAGCCCCAAACTGGCCACCTTTTTCGGGGAGTTTCTGGAGGAGCAGAGCGATAGCCATGCTCTGGGACTCCAATTACTCTGTCCAGGACTTGAGAAGCAGAGTGAAGTAATCACAGTAGTGGCCGCCAAAAACTCGAATCGCTTTCGCATACAGTCCGACTACGTGGAGACCTTCGCCATGATCCTGGAGCGAATTGTGGAGAGAACTCTCCAGCTGGACAACTCAGCGGGCCTGATCAAAATGGACAAGAAGAAGCCGAAGCGCGGAGTACTCAACCGCTGCGTTGAACGCCTCATGGCGGCTCCTTTTCTACCCGCCCAGCCAATCCTCCGTCGGATCGACGTCCACCATGAAACCCAGCAGAGTATACGGAAGCAAACG GACCAGCTGGAGGACCTGTGGCAGCAGTTTAAGACCCTGCAGCGTCAATTGCAGGAGCAATCGGAGAGTGAGCCCAAGGAGGCTCTCACCATGCAAATCGAGTCCAACTACGACCAGCTTATCCTGGAGGGCGATAAACTGGTGGAGATTAGGAGGGATGAACGCAA ACAGCGCTGCGACCTGAACTGCGCCGTGGCTTTAGCCAAATGGATTATTCATGCCTTGAACCTGGAGGAACGTGTGGTCAATGTGGTAAGCTCAGTGCTGAGTGTGCCCATCGAGGACTGGACTGAACTG AGTTGGGAGGAGTCGATGGCGCCCGGCATTGATATGCTGCATCATTTTGGGCCGCTGACCCGCTCGAAATCCTCATCCACACATGGATTACTGGATGCCAACGCTGGAACCAAGGATAGTTTTGATTACAGCCGCTTTAGACGACACTTTGCCACACTTTTCGACAGGATTGTGAGATTAGCCGCCTCCCCAGTGGCAGTTAACATCGAAAAAGGCAAGGAGGAACCTTCCACGGAGGAGAAGCCACCGCCAATACAGCAGGTGGATGAAATCGGAAATATGCAGCGTATGCTGGGCGAGAAGGGCTTGCCACTGGTGCCGCCGAAGCGAAAGAGCAACATGAGCAGCTCCCTGGAGGCAGTGGAAGACGATGAGGAGTACGACGAGGAGGATCTTCGCGAGGATGTGGGCTATCGCAAGGAGTATGGAGCGACCGATCAGAAGAACCCAAACAACAAGAAGCGATCCGAGTGGGTGAACGAGGACTTTGAGCTGCCCACCACCGAGGAGCTATTCAGCGACCTGGGCATCTGGTGGTAG